In a single window of the Garciella nitratireducens DSM 15102 genome:
- a CDS encoding spore coat protein CotJB — translation MNKIRYQKLQEIQTLEFTLVELNLYLDTHPNDQKALREYNTYGKQLQKSRAQYEAMYGPLCNFGMSLSQYPFKWVEEPWPWDM, via the coding sequence ATGAATAAAATTCGATATCAAAAATTACAAGAAATACAAACGTTAGAATTTACTCTTGTAGAGTTGAATCTTTATTTGGATACTCATCCAAATGATCAAAAAGCTTTACGAGAATATAACACCTATGGAAAACAATTACAAAAATCTAGAGCCCAATATGAAGCTATGTATGGACCACTTTGTAATTTTGGAATGTCTCTTAGTCAATACCCTTTTAAATGGGTAGAAGAACCTTGGCCATGGGATATGTAA
- a CDS encoding spore coat associated protein CotJA, translated as MYRRPYENNELAEAYVPFQYYTESYQPMEALKRGTLFPELDKPYYEGKRGRR; from the coding sequence ATGTATAGACGACCTTATGAAAATAATGAACTTGCAGAAGCTTATGTACCTTTTCAGTACTATACTGAAAGTTATCAACCTATGGAAGCTTTAAAAAGAGGAACTCTTTTTCCAGAGCTAGATAAACCTTATTATGAAGGAAAAAGGGGGAGAAGATAA